The Deltaproteobacteria bacterium region GATGGTCAAATCGGACGGAAAGTGATCGGCCATGACCGTCCGGTACATTTTTTTTAAGTCGTCCATGAGAACTCCAGGCATAGGGTATAAGGTGCAAGGTGTAAGGTTATGATATTGGATTTCGGTTTTTATTACCTCAAACCTTAGACCTCAAACCTTAGACCTCAAACCTTAGACCGGGTTTAATCATTTTTGCCTCTCAATATAGGCGTCAGCGCTATGGTTGTGGATGGATTCAAAATTCTCCGTGTCCACGGAAAACCAGGTTATATTGGGATCGGCCTGCAGTTTCCGGGCGATTTCGCGGACCACATCCTCAACGAACATGGGGTTTTCATAGCTCTTTTCGGTTATAAACTTTTCGTCGTCCCTTTTTAAAACCGAAAAGACCTCGGAGGAAGCGGATTCTTCCACCAGGCGGATAATATCTTCGATCCAGATAAATTTTTTGAAACGGAGGCTGACCCGGACTTCTCCCCGTTGATTATGAGCCCCATAGGAACTGATTTCCTTGGAACAGGGACAGACCGTGGCAATGGGGATCTTCAGTTCGATCACCAGATCCCGGCCCTGTTTTTGATTGGCCGATGCATTAAAAGTGCATATATATTCCATCAATCCTTCGGCCTGGGTGACCGGGGCCTTCTTGGTGATAAAATAGGGGAAAGTGACCTCTAAATGGGCTGATTCGGCGTTCAAACGGTTCTTGAGTTCCTCAAGGATGGCATTCAAGTTTTCCAGGGTGACCTGGCGGCGGTATTCACTCAAGACCTCGATAAAGCGGCTCATGTGAGTCCCTTTATGATCATGAGGCAGATTGACATACATATTGATGTTAGCCACGGTCTGCTGAAAACCGTTCTCCTTGTCCCGGACCGTGATCGGGTAACGGATGTTTTTGACCCCCACCTTGTCGATGGGGATCTGGCGGTCGTCTTTTTGGCTTTGGACGTCGATCATAATAAAAAACAGGCAAAAGGCTATAGGTTAAAAGCAAAGGGCACAAGGCACGAAATATCGGAAAGAAGGAACCGATTAATAATTGTTTTCCTATAGCCCATCGCCTATAGCCCCTTGCCTGCCTTTTTCACCATCCTACCGTCAAATACTCATGCATGGAATTGGCGGCGATTCGGCCGGCCCCCATGGCCAGAATAACCGTGGCTGATCCGGTAACGATATCTCCCCCGGCCCAGACGCCTTTTTTATAGGTCTTCCCGGTCTTGGGATCGGCCATAATATAACCTCTCTTATTGGTTTGTAGTCCTTTGGTGGTTGAGGTGATCAAAGGATTAGGCCCGGCGCCGATGGAAATGACCACTAAATCGGTCTCCATGGTGAATTCCGAGCCCTGAATGGGAATGGGCCTCCGGCGTCCTGAGGCATCGGGCTCCCCCAGTTCCATTTTTATACATTCCATGGCTACCACCCGGCCCTGATCGTCTCCCAGAAAGCGGGTGGGATTGGTTAACAGATGCATTTCCACCCCTTCTTCCTCGGCATGGTGGATCTCCTCTCCCCTGGCCGGCATTTCATCCCGGGAACGGCGGTAAACGATCTTGACACTCTCGGCCCCCAATCGTAAGGCCGTCCGGGCCGAATCCATGGCCACATTCCCGGCCCCCAGGACCACCACGTTTTTACCGAAGACTATGGGGGTATCGTATTCCGGAAAGCGGTAGGCCTTCATCAGATTGGAACGGGTCAGATATTCGTTGGCCGAATAGATGCCGATCAGATTCTCTCCCGGGACATTCATGAATACCGGCAGCCCGGCCCCGACCCCGACATAGACTGCATCAAAACCGTCGGCAAAGAGTTCGTCTACCGTCAAGGTCCGGCCGATAACAGCATTGCAGACCACCTCGGCCCCAAGTTTTTCCAGGATATCCACCTCGGCCTGAACAATGGCCTTGGGGAGACGGAATTCCGGGATACCGTAGATCAATACCCCGCCGGTTTTATGGAAGGCCTCAAAAATCGTAACCTGGTGTCCTTTAAGGACCAGGTCCCCGGCCACGGTCAGACCGGAGGGACCGGAACCGACCACGGCCACTTTTTTGCCGGTGGGGGCGGCCTTTTCCGGGAGCTTGAATTCCCCCTTAGTCCGTTGCCAATCAGAAGCAAAGCGTTCCAGCCGGCCGACGGCCACCGGTTCATCCTTCTTGCCCAAAATGCACAAGGCCTCGCACTGGCTCTCCTGAGGGCAAACCCGGCCGCAGACGGCCGGCAGACTGGTCTTTTCCCAGAGCTTCATGATAGCCCCGGAAAAATCTCCCTCTTTGATATGTCTTATAAAACCCGGAATATCGATCTGGACCGGACAGCCTTCTACACAAGAAGGTTTCTTGCACTGCAGACACCGGCCGGCCTCTAATTGGGCCGTCTCCGGACTATAGCCCAGGGGGACTTCGTCAAAATTCCTGGCCCGGACCTTGGGTTCCTGTTCGGGCATTTTCTGTCTGGGGACTTTTTCTTTCTTTTTTAATTCTTCGGCCACGTTAATTCCTCCAATTATTACTTGTTACACTGGCAGCCGGATTTCTGAAACCGCTCCAGGGACTGTTTTTCCTGTTCCAGGTAGGCCCGCTGCCTTTGTATCAATTCTTCAAAATTGACCAAATGGCCGTCAAATTCAGGACCGTCGACACAGGCAAAGCGGGTGATCCCATCCACGGTTACCCGGCAGCAGCCACACATCCCCGTCCCATCCACCATGATGGGATTCAGGCTGACCATAGTTTTTACCCCATATCCCTGAGTCAGTTTACAGGTAAATTTCATCATCGGAACCGGTCCGATGGCTACGATCAAGGCGATAGGGTCCTTCTTATCCAGGTATTCTTTTAAAACCTCGGTAACAAATCCATGATGGCCATAGGACCCATCATCGGTACAGACCCGCAGTTCGTTCGAGGCCTGGGCCATCCGGTCTTCGAGAATCAGCAAGTCTTTGGTCCTGGCCCCGATAATGGCCACTACCTGATTCCCGGCCTCTTTCATCCCCTTGGTAATGGGATGCAGGACCGCTACCCCTGTTCCTCCCCCCACACAGATGACGGTCCCCCATTTTTCAATGTGTGTTGGCTGCCCTAAAGGCCCGCAGATGTCCTGGTAGGCCTCGCCTTCTTTTAGGGATTTCATCAAAGCCGTCGATTTTCCGACCACCTGATAGATCAGGGTAATGGTCCCGGCTTGAGGATCCGTATCGGCCATCGTCAAAGGAATCCGTTCGCCGGTCTCGTTGACCCGGATAATGACAAATTGGCCTGGTTTGGCCTTTCGGGCAATCATTGGGGCCTGGATGACATTGCTGACGACCGTCCCCTGGGCCAATTCTTCTTTTTTTAAGATCTCAAACACGGGATCACTCCTTATTCTAAATTCTCTTTGTTTTTAGTAAAAACTGATTTTTAACACAGTAACCCGGTCCTGTCAAAAAAATATTTTAACCCTATTAAAACCATCTATAAAAGCTTGACGGTAAATATTCTTTGTGATAATGAACACAAGTCAATATAAGAAATAAAAGCTTTTTCTTTTAAGTCTAAAATACTTTAACAAGGAGGATGTTTCATATGGCGTACAATGCAGTGAAAATGAAGGACTGGCAGATTTCCGAAGCTGCCGAAAAAAACATGCCCACGGCTGATCAGTGGCGCGAAAAATTAGGGCTTCAGAAGGACGAAGTGATCCCTTTTGGCCGCCTGGCCAGGCTGGATTTCATGAAAATCACGAACCGTCTCAAGGACAAACCGGACGGGAAATACATCGAAGTGACCGCGATCACCCCGACCCCCTTAGGGGAAGGGAAAAGTACCACCTCCTGCGGTCTTATGGAGGGTTTGGGGAAAAGAGGGGTCAGTGTGGGCGGTGCCCTGCGTCAACCCTCGGGCGGCCCGACCATGAATATCAAAGGAACAGCAGCCGGCGGCGGGAATGCCCTTTTGATCCCCATGACCGAATTTTCCATGGGTCTAACCGGCGATATCAATAACATCATGAATGCCCATAACCTGGCCATGGTAGCTATGACGGCCCGGATGCAGCATGAGCGCAACTACAATGATGAACAGTTGAAACGGCTGACCAAGATGCGGCGCCTGGATATCGACCCCACCCGGGTGGAGATGGGCTGGATCATGGATTTCTGCGCCCAGGCTATGCGGAATATCATCATCGGCATCGGCGGCCGGATGGACGGCTACATGATGCAATCCAAATTCGGCATTGCCGTATCCTCCGAGGTCATGGCTATTTTGTCCATCGTTAATGATCTGGCCGATATGCGCAAACGCCTGGATGAGATTACCGTAGCCTTTGATAAGAAAGGGAAACCCGTTACCACCGGCGACCTGCAGGTTGGCGGAGCCATGGCCGCCTTCATGGTCCAATCCATCAATCCCACTCTGCTTTGTACGGCTGAATATCAACCCTGTATGGTCCATGCCGGCCCTTTTGCCAACATCGCCGTGGGCCAGTCCTCAATCATCGCCGACCGGGTCGGGCTGAAGCTCTTTGATTATCATGTCACCGAGAGTGGATTTGCGGCTGATATCGGTTTTGAAAAATTCTGGAACGTAAAATCGCGTTACAGCGGGCTCAAACCCCATGTTTCGGTTTTGACCACCACCATCCGGGCCTTGAAGATGCACGGCGGCGGACCCAAAGTCGTAGCCGGATTGGCCCTGCCGGAAGAATACACCAAGGAAAACGTCGGCCTGGTGGAAAAGGGTGTGGCCAACATGGTTCATTGTATCGAAATCATCCGCAAATCAGGGATGAACCCGGTGGTCTGTATCAATGCCTTCCATACCGACACCAAGGATGAAATCGCCACGGTCCGAAGAGCAGCCGAAAAGGCCGGAGCCCGTTGCGCCCTTTCTACCCATTGGGCCGATGGCGGCGACGGGGCACTGGAATTGGCCGATGCGGTCATTGATGCCTGTAAGGATAAATCAAAATTCAAGTTCCTCTATCCATTAGAAATGAAACTGCGGGACCGGGTAGCCAAGATTGCCAAGGAAGTCTACGGGGCCGATGGAGTCTCCTGGACGGCCGAGGCCGAAGCCAAAGCCAAGATGCTGGAAGGCGATCCCAAATATGATGATTATGCCACCATGATGGTCAAGACCCATCTGAGCCTGACCCACGATCCGGCCAGAAAAGGGGTGCCTAAGGGCTGGAAGCTTCCGGTCCGGGATGTCTTGATCTATTCGGGGGCGAAATTCCTCTGCCCGGTGGCCGGGGCCATTACCCTCATGCCCGGAACGTCCTCAGATCCGGCCTTCCGCCGAATCGATGTGGATGTCAAGACCGGAAAGACCAAGGGATTATTTTAGGTTTGAACAAGGCCCGGGGAAACCCTCCCTGGGCCTTTTATTTTTGATCCTCCTCAAGGCCCTCCCGGGTGGTTCACTTTTTTCCACATTCAAACGGCGGGTTGGAGTTATAAGGATATTTGAAAAACTTGAAATTTTTATTTGAAAATCCTGACTTGCACGCACGTCATTCCGGTGAAAACCGGAATCCAGGTGTTATGCTGAGTCGAAAAGAACCTGGATTCCGGTTTTCACCGGAATGACGGAGAGGTTATCGACGTTTTTCAAAAAACTAAACTGATACGAAAATATAAGAAACCAACTTAATAAATTTACAAGGACAAGATTATATGGCAGAAGTAGAAACCAAAAAAGTGGGAGCGGTCATGGTGGTCGGAGGGGGCATCGCCGGTATACAGGCCTCCCTGGACCTGGCCGAATCCGGATATTATGTCTATCTGGTAGAGAAAAATTCAGCCATCGGCGGGGTGATGGCCCAACTGGACAAGACCTTTCCGACCAATGACTGTTCCATGTGTATCATCTCCCCTAAGCTGGTAGAATGCGGCCGGCACTTGAATATCGAACTTTTGACCCTCAGTGAAATCGAGGGGATTTCCGGAGAACCGGGCAATTTCCAGGTCAAGGTCCGGCAGAATCCCCGCTTTGTGGATCCCTCCAAATGTACGGCCTGCGGCGAATGCACCAAGGTCTGCCCCATCGATCTGCCGAACCGCTTTGATCAGGAGATGCGAAACCGTAAGGCCGCCTACAAGCTCTATCCCCAGGCCATGCCCAGTGCCTTTGCCATTGAAAAAAGGGGAACCGCTCCTTGTAAGGCCACTTGTCCGGCCCATATCAGCATTCAGGGTTTTATCGCCCTGATCGCCCAGGGCCGGGACAAGGACGCCTTGAAATTAATCAAGCAGGAAATGCCCTTCCCGGCGGTCTGCGGGCGGGTCTGCCACCATCCCTGTGAGGCCCAATGTACCCGGGGGCAGGTGGACGAACCCCTGGCCATTGAATACCTGAAACGCTTTGTAGCCGATCTGGACCTGAATGCGGCCGACCGCTACGTCCCTTCCATCGCCGAACCAAGGGATGAAAAAGTGGCGGTAATCGGTGGAGGCCCTTCCGGATTAACGACCGCTTATTATCTGGCCCAAAAAGGCTATCCGGTGACCCTCTTCGAAAAGCTGCCCGTTTTAGGGGGAATGATGGCCGTCGGCATACCGGCCTACCGTCTGCCCCGGGAAACCTTGCAGGCCGAGATCCAGGTCATCAAAGACCTGGGGGTGGAGATGCAGACCGGGATGGCCTTCGGCCGGGATTTTACCCTGGATGCGTTGAAAAACCAGGGGTTCCAGGCCGTCTATCTGGCCCTCGGCTTACACAAGAGCCGCGGCCTGGGAGTCCCCGGAGAAGACCTTCCCCAAGTCCTGGAAGGGGTGAATTTCCTCCGTTCAGCGGCCCTTGGAGAAGATATTAAGGTCGGGAAAAGGACCCTGGTTATCGGTGGGGGCAATGTGGCCATTGATGTGGCCCTGACCGCCCTCAGGCAGGGGGCTGAAGAAGTCCGGCTGGTCTGTCTGGAACAAAGGCAGGAAATGCCGGCCTGGGATTATGAAGTCGAGGAGGCCCTGTCCGAAGGCGTCATCATCGAAAACGGCTGGGGTCCTTTGCAGTTTACCGAAAAAGGCGGGATTCTATCGGCTGTTTCCTTTAAAAAATGTGTGGCTGTTTTTGACGACCAGAAACGGTTCAACCCCAGTTATGATGAAAAGACTACTTCTTCCTGGGAAGTGGATACGGCTATTGTGGCCATCGGTCAGCAGGCCGACCTGGAAGGGGTTTCCGATCAAGGATTGAAGTTCACCCCCAGAGGGGCCATTGAAGTCGATCCATTGACCTTGGAAACCAGTCTCCCCGGAGTTTTTGCCGGCGGTGATTTTTTCTACGGGCCGAAATCGGTAGTCGAAGCCGTGGCCTGTGGTAAGGAGGCGGCTGAGAGCATCCATCGCTTTATAAACCAGTTGGATCTTAAGGTCGATCGGGAAAAGGATTGGTCTTTTGTCAAACCGGAGACCGAAGGAGAAGTCCTTAAACCCCGTCAGGCCATGCCGACCAAGGATCTCTCCGAACGCCGGGGGACCTACCAGGAGATCGCCCTGGGTTTTACCGAGGAGCGGGCCAGGAGAGAAGCCGAAAGATGCCTTAAATGCGGAATCTGTTCCGAATGTTACCAATGTGTTGACGCCTGTCTGGCCAAGGCCATCGATCACGAAATGAAGCCCATTGAGCGGACTGTCGAAGTCGGTTCCGTGGTCATGGCCCCAGGGTTCCAGCCCTTCGATCCTTCCCTCTATGAACCCTATGGCTATGCCCATTTCCCCAATGTGGTGACCAGCATGGAATTTGAGCGGATCTTGTCGGCCTCCGGACCTTTTGAAGGTCACCTGGTTCGTCCTTCGGACCACAAGGAACCGCAAAAGATCGCCTGGCTGCAGTGTGTCGGTTCCAGAGATATCAATCACTGCGACCATGGCTATTGTTCGGCGGTCTGCTGTATGTACGCCATCAAAGAAGCGGTTATTGCTAAGGAACACAGCCCTCACCCCCTGGATACGGCTATCTTTTTCATGGATATGCGGACCCATGGGAAGGAATTTGAAAAATATTACAACCGGGCCCAGGAGGAACGGGGAGTACGTTTCATCCGCTCCCGGATCCATTCCATAGATCCGATACCGGAGAACAACAATCTCCTCCTTCAGTATGTGACGGAAACCGGGGAAGTCTTGAATGAAGAATTCGATATGGTGGTCCTTTCCGTAGGGTTGGAGACCTCGCCGGAGGCCATCGCCCTGGCCGAAAAATTAGGGGTCCCTCTGGATCATAATCGATTCGCCAAAGTAAGCAGTTTCGCACCGGTGACCACCGAAACGCCGGGAATTTATGCCTGCGGGGCCTTTGACGGTCCCAAGGATATCCCTCAGGCGGTTATGGAGGCCTCGGCAGCGGCCTGTGCGGCTACTGAATCCCTGGCCGAGGCCAGGGGACAATTAGTCCGTCATCAGGAACTTCCTCCGGAGATCGATGTCCTCGGGCAGGATGTCCGGGTAGGGGTCTTTGTCTGTAACTGCGGCATCAATATCGGGGGAGTGGCCGACGTCCCGGCAGTCCGGGAATATGCCAAATCCCTGCCCCATGTGGTCCACGTGGAAGACAACCTCTTTACCTGTTCCCAGGATACCCAGGAAAAGATGAAAACAGTCATACAGGAAAAGGGGATTAACCGGGTGGTGGTAGCCTCCTGCTCCCCCAGGACCCACGAACCCTTATTCCAGCAGACCATCCGGGAGGCCGGCCTGAATCAGTACCTTTTTGATATGGCCAATATCCGCGACCAGGATACCTGGGTCCATCAGGGCAATCCCGAAGCGGCCACTGCCAAGGCCAAGGATCTGGTGCGCATGGCCGTGGCCCGGGTCTCTCTGCTGGAACCCCTGCACAAGATCTCTTTTGGCTTGACCAAATCGATCCTGGTGATTGGAGGCGGAGTGGCCGGTTTGACGGCTGCTTTCAATCTGGCCCAGCAGGGGTATCCCGTTCATCTGGTGGAAAGAAGCGATACCCTGGGCGGAACGGCCCTCAAGCTTCGGCATACCTGGAGAGGAGAGGATATCCAGGGTTATGTTAAAACTCTGGTTGCATCGGTCAAAGATCATCCCCGGATCGAGGTGCATTACAACACCGAAGTGGCCCGGTCCTCGGGATTTATTGGAAATTATACCACCATTCTGAGCCAGGGCGGACAAACCCAGGAAATCCTTCATGGGGCCGTCATCCTGGCCACCGGCGGTCAGGAATGGAAACCGGATGTTTATGCCTATGGACAGGATTCCAGGATCATGACCGCTCTGGAATTGGACCAGGCCATTATGGCCCGGGAGGAAAAAATATCCAAAGCCCAATCGGCGGTATTTATCCAGTGTGTCGGCTCCAGGGAACCGGAGCGGCCTTATTGCAGCCGGCTTTGTTGCACCCACAGTGTAGAAAGCGCCCTGACCTTGAAAAAAATCAATCCCGAAATGGATATTGTGATTCTGTACCGGGATATGAGGACCTTTGGGGTCCGGGAAGACCTCTACCGGGAAGCCAGAAACCAGGGCATCCTGTTTATCCGTTTTGACCTGGAAAGCAAACCCGAGGTCCGGGTAGAAGACGGCCAGATGACCGTTACCGTAATGGATCACGTCTTGGGCCGGCTGCTTACCCTGACGCCGGATCTGGTGACCCTGGCCTCGGCTGTAATCCCCAATCCGGTAAAGGAGTTGACCGAAATCTTTAAGGTCTCCTTGAATAATGAAGGCTTCCTTTTGGAAGCCCACATGAAACTGCGGCCGGTGGATTTTGCTACGGACGGGATTTATCTCTGCGGTCTGGCTCATTATCCCAAACCCATCGATGAAAGTATCGCCCAGGCCCAGGCCGCGGCCGGCCGGGCCTTGACCCTTATGGCCAAAGAGACCATCAAGGTCGGCGGGGTGGTGGCTGTGGTTCAGGAAGATCTTTGCGCCGTCTGTCTG contains the following coding sequences:
- a CDS encoding GTP cyclohydrolase I FolE2 — translated: MIDVQSQKDDRQIPIDKVGVKNIRYPITVRDKENGFQQTVANINMYVNLPHDHKGTHMSRFIEVLSEYRRQVTLENLNAILEELKNRLNAESAHLEVTFPYFITKKAPVTQAEGLMEYICTFNASANQKQGRDLVIELKIPIATVCPCSKEISSYGAHNQRGEVRVSLRFKKFIWIEDIIRLVEESASSEVFSVLKRDDEKFITEKSYENPMFVEDVVREIARKLQADPNITWFSVDTENFESIHNHSADAYIERQK
- a CDS encoding formate--tetrahydrofolate ligase, whose translation is MAYNAVKMKDWQISEAAEKNMPTADQWREKLGLQKDEVIPFGRLARLDFMKITNRLKDKPDGKYIEVTAITPTPLGEGKSTTSCGLMEGLGKRGVSVGGALRQPSGGPTMNIKGTAAGGGNALLIPMTEFSMGLTGDINNIMNAHNLAMVAMTARMQHERNYNDEQLKRLTKMRRLDIDPTRVEMGWIMDFCAQAMRNIIIGIGGRMDGYMMQSKFGIAVSSEVMAILSIVNDLADMRKRLDEITVAFDKKGKPVTTGDLQVGGAMAAFMVQSINPTLLCTAEYQPCMVHAGPFANIAVGQSSIIADRVGLKLFDYHVTESGFAADIGFEKFWNVKSRYSGLKPHVSVLTTTIRALKMHGGGPKVVAGLALPEEYTKENVGLVEKGVANMVHCIEIIRKSGMNPVVCINAFHTDTKDEIATVRRAAEKAGARCALSTHWADGGDGALELADAVIDACKDKSKFKFLYPLEMKLRDRVAKIAKEVYGADGVSWTAEAEAKAKMLEGDPKYDDYATMMVKTHLSLTHDPARKGVPKGWKLPVRDVLIYSGAKFLCPVAGAITLMPGTSSDPAFRRIDVDVKTGKTKGLF
- a CDS encoding sulfide/dihydroorotate dehydrogenase-like FAD/NAD-binding protein, which produces MFEILKKEELAQGTVVSNVIQAPMIARKAKPGQFVIIRVNETGERIPLTMADTDPQAGTITLIYQVVGKSTALMKSLKEGEAYQDICGPLGQPTHIEKWGTVICVGGGTGVAVLHPITKGMKEAGNQVVAIIGARTKDLLILEDRMAQASNELRVCTDDGSYGHHGFVTEVLKEYLDKKDPIALIVAIGPVPMMKFTCKLTQGYGVKTMVSLNPIMVDGTGMCGCCRVTVDGITRFACVDGPEFDGHLVNFEELIQRQRAYLEQEKQSLERFQKSGCQCNK
- the gltA gene encoding NADPH-dependent glutamate synthase, giving the protein MPEQEPKVRARNFDEVPLGYSPETAQLEAGRCLQCKKPSCVEGCPVQIDIPGFIRHIKEGDFSGAIMKLWEKTSLPAVCGRVCPQESQCEALCILGKKDEPVAVGRLERFASDWQRTKGEFKLPEKAAPTGKKVAVVGSGPSGLTVAGDLVLKGHQVTIFEAFHKTGGVLIYGIPEFRLPKAIVQAEVDILEKLGAEVVCNAVIGRTLTVDELFADGFDAVYVGVGAGLPVFMNVPGENLIGIYSANEYLTRSNLMKAYRFPEYDTPIVFGKNVVVLGAGNVAMDSARTALRLGAESVKIVYRRSRDEMPARGEEIHHAEEEGVEMHLLTNPTRFLGDDQGRVVAMECIKMELGEPDASGRRRPIPIQGSEFTMETDLVVISIGAGPNPLITSTTKGLQTNKRGYIMADPKTGKTYKKGVWAGGDIVTGSATVILAMGAGRIAANSMHEYLTVGW
- a CDS encoding FAD-dependent oxidoreductase encodes the protein MAEVETKKVGAVMVVGGGIAGIQASLDLAESGYYVYLVEKNSAIGGVMAQLDKTFPTNDCSMCIISPKLVECGRHLNIELLTLSEIEGISGEPGNFQVKVRQNPRFVDPSKCTACGECTKVCPIDLPNRFDQEMRNRKAAYKLYPQAMPSAFAIEKRGTAPCKATCPAHISIQGFIALIAQGRDKDALKLIKQEMPFPAVCGRVCHHPCEAQCTRGQVDEPLAIEYLKRFVADLDLNAADRYVPSIAEPRDEKVAVIGGGPSGLTTAYYLAQKGYPVTLFEKLPVLGGMMAVGIPAYRLPRETLQAEIQVIKDLGVEMQTGMAFGRDFTLDALKNQGFQAVYLALGLHKSRGLGVPGEDLPQVLEGVNFLRSAALGEDIKVGKRTLVIGGGNVAIDVALTALRQGAEEVRLVCLEQRQEMPAWDYEVEEALSEGVIIENGWGPLQFTEKGGILSAVSFKKCVAVFDDQKRFNPSYDEKTTSSWEVDTAIVAIGQQADLEGVSDQGLKFTPRGAIEVDPLTLETSLPGVFAGGDFFYGPKSVVEAVACGKEAAESIHRFINQLDLKVDREKDWSFVKPETEGEVLKPRQAMPTKDLSERRGTYQEIALGFTEERARREAERCLKCGICSECYQCVDACLAKAIDHEMKPIERTVEVGSVVMAPGFQPFDPSLYEPYGYAHFPNVVTSMEFERILSASGPFEGHLVRPSDHKEPQKIAWLQCVGSRDINHCDHGYCSAVCCMYAIKEAVIAKEHSPHPLDTAIFFMDMRTHGKEFEKYYNRAQEERGVRFIRSRIHSIDPIPENNNLLLQYVTETGEVLNEEFDMVVLSVGLETSPEAIALAEKLGVPLDHNRFAKVSSFAPVTTETPGIYACGAFDGPKDIPQAVMEASAAACAATESLAEARGQLVRHQELPPEIDVLGQDVRVGVFVCNCGINIGGVADVPAVREYAKSLPHVVHVEDNLFTCSQDTQEKMKTVIQEKGINRVVVASCSPRTHEPLFQQTIREAGLNQYLFDMANIRDQDTWVHQGNPEAATAKAKDLVRMAVARVSLLEPLHKISFGLTKSILVIGGGVAGLTAAFNLAQQGYPVHLVERSDTLGGTALKLRHTWRGEDIQGYVKTLVASVKDHPRIEVHYNTEVARSSGFIGNYTTILSQGGQTQEILHGAVILATGGQEWKPDVYAYGQDSRIMTALELDQAIMAREEKISKAQSAVFIQCVGSREPERPYCSRLCCTHSVESALTLKKINPEMDIVILYRDMRTFGVREDLYREARNQGILFIRFDLESKPEVRVEDGQMTVTVMDHVLGRLLTLTPDLVTLASAVIPNPVKELTEIFKVSLNNEGFLLEAHMKLRPVDFATDGIYLCGLAHYPKPIDESIAQAQAAAGRALTLMAKETIKVGGVVAVVQEDLCAVCLTCVRACPFRVPVIGDRGAAEIDVTKCQGCGVCVSECPGKAINLQHFTDKQVLAKVQALIAA